GCAGTATAGCATTTTGATATCTTGCACAACTATGTTGTTATAGGTCAGTGGACCATCTGGACAAATGTCTTGGATTCGAAATGGACCAGAAAGCTTGGATGCTCAGAACATAACTGAGGCAATTGATAATAGGTTTGAGTAAATTCTTGTTTTTGGTTTCTGCTACCTTTACATTGCCCATTCAGTTTCTGTTTTGACTGCATTAGAGGCATGATTTTGACAATAAAGTGGTCTCTATCtgctatgtttatatttttgtactGCTTCTGATGAGGTACCTTATTGAATTGATGCAGCCTGTTGCGTGTAAAGACGGACTACATTGACTTGTATCAAATTCACTGGCCTGATCGGTTTGTAGATAAATCCTACATTTTGTGGCATTGTTTTCTCACAGATGTAAACACTCGAAAAAAgttcatttatcaaaatttaaacaGATATCTTAAGACGTTTTCTTCTTCAACTGTAAACGTCAACTCTGATGTTCACCATTTTAAACTTTCTGGCAGCTATGTTCCTATGTTTGGAGAAACTGACTATGATCCCCTACGACATTATACGCCAGTAGGTTTCGAGGAACAACTTGATGCGCTAAAAAGAGCTGTTGATGCTGGTAAGGTCAGTCATGACAGCAAAGATGCTAACTTCACTAATTACTTTTCCTCATGAAGGCCGAGATGTTAACTTCATAAATTTGGTGGCTATTTCCTATTGGCTGTTCAAATTATAGATCAGATACATTGGCCTTAGTAACGAAACACCATATGGCATTATGAAATTCCAACAAGTTGCCAAAAGTAGAGCAGGGAATCTTCAGATAGTGTCTGTTCAGGTGTTTTTTGGCTCAATCCTGTTTTATGTTGAGACTTTTTTGTCTTTGCCTCCTTCAACTATTGTTTCTTCACCAATATAAACGCTTGATTCGGCTTCTTTCTTTTCAGAATGCATACAACTTGTTATGTCGAAATTTTGATTTAGCTATGGCTGAATGCTGTCACAATGAGAGGTAATCCTTGGATTGTGTGGACAACTTTGGGATAGGCATTTTATTTGGGAATGCGGTGTTGCTTTCTGTACTATAAAATCCAATTTCTGCAAATGAAGAGGGTGCATTGTGAACCATCTAGGATATTGTTTGCGAACCATGGCGACTCTAATAAACATATACTGGTCCTAAATTTGCTGACAAGATCATATGAAACTAAAAGGAACGTGTCAGAAAAGCACAATGTTAATCTGTTGATCCCCAACAATCTATTTTTAACATTCGGACTGTATCATCTAATAACTCCTGTATTATGCTTAAACTGTATTAGCACTGTTTAACATCCTCTATAGCTACAGTGAAAGCTTTCTATTTTTGGTGATACTGGCATGTCATTGCGTGCTGTTGCTTTTCCTGCAAAGGCAAGATAAGTTTGAACAATCTGATTACTGTCCTTGGAGCTCACTGGGCTTGTTTCAGTACCTTGACCATGATTCTTTTTGCtagtttttatctttatttgatCTTAGCATATTTATAGAGATTTTCATGTACCCTTTCGGAGAAccaatcaaagaagaaaaaaagacatGTTTTTAGGATTTGAATCTATCGGTCTTTCAACTGATAATATCTCTCTTCAATGTGGCTGCTTGTTGCAATAACAACCTGCCTGTTGTCAAATTACTGGGAAAAAAGCTGTTGACAAAGATGAGGTTCATCTGTACGTTAAGTTGAAATGTTTGTGGAATTGACTGCTGGTAATgacctcttttcttttttcttgctGAATGTCTCTAGGATAAGCCTGTTGGCGTACAGCCCTCTGGCCATGGGCATACTATCTGGGAAGTACTTTGCCGAGGATGGTGGTCCATCTAATGCTCGTTTAAATCTGTTTAAAGGTCAGACTGGTTGCCAGTTTTATTGGAATATTTAACTAATGCCTATAAATTTTTTCTCACTATACTAATCTCTAACTTCTGGTAGGGAGATATAAGGAAGGGGAGTCCAGATACGACCTGTCAAAATCTAATGTTTTATATGCTGCCAAAGTAAGGAAATTCTTCTTCCTAAAGCTGTCTTGTTTGGGGtttggggtgggggtggggggggggcAGACACTCTTCTGTAAAATATGACCTCTAATGTTTGTTCCAGTAGTTAGCTACTTCCTTCGCTTAATTATTTACTAGTTTGTTATGACATACAATTTACATTCACCATTGTAATCATgaatttcactttttttcaGTCATACCTAGAGATTGCTTGCAGATATGGCATTCATCCGGTTTCTCTGGCAATTGGTATATGAACAATCTTCTTCCGAAGTCCTATTCTAGTTCCTATCCTCTACTGATCATAGATAAGCCTTTCTAGCTactatcctaatgaactaaaacTGAAATATTATGCATGATAGTCATTTGTTTGAGTCTATGACATGCTCGCTTGTGTTGCTGAGCATTAGTACAGATTTTGATATATACTACATATCTCTTGACTTTGAATTGTTTGGCCAGCCTTCATTATGAGACACCCTCTCGTGGCTAGTGTTGTTTTTGGAGCCACAAAAGTTTGGCAGCTTGAAGAGGTTCTTGCTGCATGCAAGGTCAACCTCAGCCCCGAGATTATTATCGAGATCAACAAGGTCCACTCGAGGTTTCCGAGCCCTTGTCCATAATCATATCAATGTCCCTGCTCGTAAAGAGGCAAGTTAAAATGTACAACTGCTGCAGATTATGATTTCTAGATAGAAACATTAGAACTTAATCATTGATAACTGATGGAGATATATTAATCTACCATCAAACAAACATCtagtattttaacttgatttgtTCAACATTTAAGGTCCTATAACATTTAccattgaattatgaatttggAATTTAATATTTATCGATAGATTGGTGATTTTCAGCTGCATTCCTTGTCAAAATGATGGATTCAATTGAATTGAACCTATCAAATGTATGATCTATTTGTCTACACTGCAATAATGTGTGAAAAGGACAATCATATGTGAAAACAACGTAGATTTTGGCCCCCAGTGATTGATGCTTTGTAtctataatgaaaaaatagaatcaGGGACTATTAACTGTTCCACGATTGTATATTTCAACACGGCAATCCAAATGACGTTGAGTTAGAAATGATTTCATATGACCATttataaattgaaaagaaaaaaaaaagatttttttccaTATGTTTTATAAGTATAAAAATGATATTCTCATTGTTCCAATTTAATCGTCTTAGTTTGATTGACACAATAATAAAAGATGattgttaaattttgttttcttaaattaaACATGTGTATTGTAGTTACTTAAATTTTGTTGGAATTGAAAAACTTACTCAAACATAGAAAGAGATATTGTTATGAACCAAGTCCAGCATGATGTGGATATTAGGGTTAGGAAAGTAGTTATTGAACTGACAAGAGCTATTGGGCCAAAAAAAGCAATAGGATCAGGTTAATTTGGGATTCAGGTTGAGAAGTGGGCGTGGGACGGTTCGATCAAAAAGGGTAGTGGTATGTGATTTGGAAATTATGCAAATTGTTGAGTAAAAGTCTGATTCTCTCGTCATCTTCATTCTTAATCAGTTTCTTATCCCCTTTTATCTGTCTCTATATTTTCCGATCTTCTTCCTTTCGGTTAACCTTTTTAGTTTCGCTTTAAGGACTCTAGTTGTTATTAGCTTGTTGTTTCTATTTCTCAATTGTATTTTGTGTTCTTTAGttattataatacatatttctttttagttgtAACTTTATTCAATatgaagtaattttttttcccCGAGGTGATTCTATATTTCTGAGAactagaatttgaaatttttaattaaaaataaaaaaatatttatcgcTCCACCATAATCCTTGTTGATCAATATGGGATAATTGTGTTGGTTGTTTTGTTTATCTTAGGTGTTCTAGAATACTACACATTATTTACTGCCCTTTAGGGAACAACCGGAAACTAAGGAGCCGTTTGTCTACtcatttgattatatatatactttgcGAGACGTATACTAGATATGTTATTATATATCATTGCTTAAATAATGCATCGGTCGTTTGAAAGttgttagcggaaacgtgaaactaaagaacaaggaagaacaacaatatttaacgtggttcggatcaaaatgatcctacgtccaccaaagaacaactgcaccaatatttatttcactatacaaagaatataagtgaaatactacaagagagagaacacaatgccttagaaggtgagaaggcaagtgaaaggatgatttgaaaatgaattaagagctacctatttataggaataaattcatcctattgatgtcatccatgacatcactatgtgtcaaaaggttaagatagcaaaccattttatggtttgcctaactttcacctaccaagatacaatctttgacttgtattttgtactaattatcttcctaccaaatattcatattaattcatcttccatttagtttgattccacaagaaccaaaaccaactctttcaatctCCACCTTGGTTTGTGTTCCAAGCATGCGTATAAACAACTCCGGCCAAAACTTCTAAGCTTACTGGGCAATCCCAttgtaagaaacaagaagaatcaaaccTTTGTTGAACATACCAGCTCCACCTAGCAGTTGTTCTCTTAGAGTTGCATCATACTCCCGCCAAGTCCTTGCAGTGTGCAAACTTGGCAAGCGGGACTATTTTGGTCAACATGTCTGCAGCGTTATCGTCTGTGATAACCTTCTCAACCTTGATAGCTCCCTTTTCTACGACATctcgaataaaatgaaatctgacatcaatgtgtttggtgcgctcatgaaatctttgatttttaatcaaatgaatagcactttgactatcacattttagaattgatttaagCTGAGCTGAACTCAATTCTGCCACCAAACCTTTCAACCAGATAGCTTCTTTCACTGCCTCCGTTGCTGCCATATATTCTGCCTCTGTTGTAGACAAAGCGACAATCGACTGTAAAGTCGATTTCCAACTAACGGCACTGCCAACGAGAGTAAAGATGTATCCAGTTGTGGACCTCCTTCGATCAAGATCCcctgcatagtcagaatcaacATAACCGAGAATTGAAATACCTTCACTTTTCCGAAAGGTTAGGCCAACATCAGGAGctcctttgagatatctcaatatccacttgacagcttcccaatgccttTTTCCTGGATTTGCCATGTACTTGCTTACTACACTTACAGATTGGGCAATATCTGGACGTGTGCATaccatagcatacataatgCTACCAACTGCACTCGCATAAGGAACCTTTGACATATGCTCCACCTCATCCATAGATTGAGGCATTTGTAACTCTGAAAGCTTGAAATGAGAAGCTAAAGGTGTACTTACAGGCTTGCTCATATCCATATTGAATCTTTCAAGAACTTTTCGGATGTACCTCTTCTGAGAAAGATGTACAACaccattttctcttgaaatttccattccaaggattttctttgcaactcctagatccttcatgtcaaattccttgctcaacagtttcttcaaaatatttatctctgtgatgttgttagcagcaataagcatatcatcaacatacaacaaaagataaatcatagagttaccagacatcttcttgtgatacacacaactatcaaatgcactcctcgaaaatccatgtgtagtcatgaatgcatcaaacctcttgtaccactgtctaggggattgcttcaaaccatacaaagacttcttcagttggcatacatggtcttcttttccttcagcTAGGAAACCTTCAGGCTGATCCATATAGATTGTCTCTTCTAGATCACCATGTAAAAAAGCAGTTTTGACATCAAGCTGTTGAAGCTCTAAATCAAATTGTGCAACCAATGCTAGCAGCACGCGAATTGAGCTATGTTTCACGACTGGAgaaaagatctcattgtagtcaatTCCCTCCTTCTGACTGAAACCCTTTGCAACCAATCTCGCCTTGAACCTAGCAGCTTCCACTTCTGGaataccttctttctttttgtagacCCATTTGCATCCAACTGTCCTCATCCCCTTTGGCCTTTTAACTAAGACCCATGTCTCATTTCTGTGAAGAGACTCCATCTCTTCCATCATGGCCAACTGCCATTGTGCAGCATCTTTGCAAGAAGTTGCTTCAATATACGAAGAGGGCTCGAGATCCTTAATCTCTTCTTCTGCAGCTACGAACGCTTGTGCAATCAGATTTTCTTGCTCTATAAGACGTTCCGGTTTCCGTATCCGCCTTTTGTCCCTTCCCTTCGCAATTGTGTATGGTTCATTGGAAGCAAGTTCTTCTGCATCTTTTGACTCATCACTTTGAGTCTCTTGATCCCGTTTCTTGGTAAGCTCCACCGGTAGCTCCACCTGCTCGTTGTTCTCGTTTCTAGATAACTCCATAGAAACTTTACGAGGATCAAGTATAGAGgattcatcaaaggtaacatcTCTACTAACTACAAATTTGAGTAAAGACAAACACCATAGTTTGTACCCTTTTACTCCATCAACATACCCTACGAATATGGCCTTTTTAGCCCTTGGTTCAAGCTTACCttcattaacatgataataagttgGACACCCAAATATTCGCAAGTATGAATAGTTAGAGGGTTCACCTGACCAGACCTCATTCGGAGTCTTAAAGTCAATCGCTGATGCTGGAGACCGATTGACAATATGAGAAGCAGTATgaactgcttcagcccaaaatacTTTGGACATCTTAGCTTGTAAGAGCATACAACGAGCCTTCTCAAGAAGAGTTCTGTTCATTCTCTCGGCAACTCCATTCTGCTGTGGTGTGTGCCTGACCGTCTTATGCCTTGCGATCCCATGAACCTTGCAGAAATCATTGAACTCTTCACTGCAAAACTCCAAGCCATTGTCCGTGCGAAGATACTTGATTTTCctctcaatttgattttcaaccaaaatcttccactctttaaatgcttcaaaagcATCACCTTTTGTCTTCAGGAAACGCACCCAAACCTTtcgtgaaaaatcatcaatgaatgtgagaagatacctctttcctccctTTGATGGAAGCTTAGAGGGACCCCATAAATCTGAATGGATGTAGTCTAGCACCCCTCCCGTCTTGTGCTTGCCAGTGCTGAAGCTGACCTTTTTCTGCTTCCCTAAGACGCAGTGCTCACAAAATTCAAGTGTGCTGATCTTCTCACCATTCAAAAGGTTGCGGTTGCTCAACATCTCCAATCCTCGTGCGCTCATATGGcctagtctcatgtgccataatttTGCCTTGTCATCATTAGATAACTGCACTGTAGATGCATTTACAGAGCCAATAATGGTGCTTCCCGCAAGTGTGTAGAGGCCATCCTCCAGCTTGGCCTTCAACATGACTAAAGACCCTTTAGTCACTTTCATAGTTCCTCCTTCACTCATGTACTTATAGCCTTGTTTATCTAAAGTACCCAGGGagatcaaattcttctttagaTCAGGAACATGACGGACTTCTGTAATAGTCCTCATGATTCCATCATGGCAGCGAACATGAACTGAACCAATGCCAACTATTTTACAAGTTGCATTATTGCCCATTAATACAGTTCCTCTGCTTGTTTCATAGCTGCTGAACCAATCTTTTCGGAATGTCATATGCAGAGTACAACCAGAGTCTAAGATCCATTTGTTGTCATAGACTCCATTATTGCATGATGTTGTTagtacataatcatcatcattatcatgtacTTTCTCAACAATGGATGCACTCGCCTTTTCTTTGGACTTCGACATAGGGCAATCTCGTTCAAAGTGCCCCTTCTTGTGACAGCCCCAACACTCCGCATTCTTTTTGTTCACACGAGACTTTGATCTGTACTTCGATTTGCTCCTTCCCTTTTGGCTAGTACGACCTCTTACAAAGAGTCCACTAGCTTCGTCACTTTTGTCTCCTTCAAAATGCATCCGCACATCACAAGAGTTTAGTGCTTGCCGCACTTGCTCAAGTTTAATAGGTTGTTTGCTATACATCATTGAATTCTCAATATCacgatattttgaagtcaatgaaaatagtaaagaaCATGCAAGTGTCTCCTCGTCCTTTTTAATTCCAGCAGTTTGTAAGTCCATCACAAGTTTATTGAACGCATCTAGATGGTCTTGCAACAAAGTACCTGAATCcatcttaaatgtatgaagacgCCGTTGTAACAACATCCTTGTTGTCACTGACTGGTCCTGGTAAAGCCCTTCCAGCTTTTCCCATAACTCTTTGGCCGTCTCTTCGGTACTTGTACTCACTTCACAAAGTACGTTAGGTGCAAGGGACAGTTGGATTGCACTCAATGCATCTccttcaatcttttctttgtcgGAATCCGATATCTTATCGGGGTACTTTCCGTCAATAGCATGGATTGAACCTTCCCTCCGCAGTAACGCTATCATCTGGATTTTCcagatattgaagttgttgcgcccactaaatctatcaatttcaaacttcatggaactttttttttttttacttgttcttccttttctactacaatgtatttggaactacagaaaaccaaagtaatccttttctgatgtggaagttcagactgtgctgcaaccacagagcatactcagacagaaccttgctctgataccaattgttagcggaaacgtgaaactaaagaacaaggaagaacaacaatatttaacgtggttcggatcaaaatgatcctacgtccaccaaagaacaactgcaccaatatttatttcactatacaaagaatataagtgaaatactacaagagagagaacacaatgccttagaaggtgagaaggcaagtgaaaggatgatttgaaaatgaattaagagctacctatttataggaataaattcatcctattgatgtcatccatgacatcactatgtgtcaaaattgtcaaggttaagatagcaaaccattttatggtttgcctaactttcacctaccaagatacaatctttgacttgtattttgtactaattatcttcctaccaaatattcatattaattcatcttccatttagtttgattccacatgaaccaaaaccaactctttcatTAGTTTTGCTCCATTTTAACCAAATGATTCA
The nucleotide sequence above comes from Solanum pennellii chromosome 9, SPENNV200. Encoded proteins:
- the LOC107029346 gene encoding uncharacterized protein LOC107029346 — its product is MAFAVPLFNLAPDLTVSRLCLGTMTFGEQNTLAESFQLLDKAFNSGINFFDSAEMYPVPQRAETHGRSEEYFGRWIRERNVPRDSVVFATKVSGPSGQMSWIRNGPESLDAQNITEAIDNSLLRVKTDYIDLYQIHWPDRYVPMFGETDYDPLRHYTPVGFEEQLDALKRAVDAGKIRYIGLSNETPYGIMKFQQVAKSRAGNLQIVSVQNAYNLLCRNFDLAMAECCHNERISLLAYSPLAMGILSGKYFAEDGGPSNARLNLFKGRYKEGESRYDLSKSNVLYAAKSYLEIACRYGIHPVSLAIAFIMRHPLVASVVFGATKVWQLEEVLAACKVNLSPEIIIEINKVHSRFPSPCP